The proteins below are encoded in one region of Festucalex cinctus isolate MCC-2025b chromosome 2, RoL_Fcin_1.0, whole genome shotgun sequence:
- the stradb gene encoding STE20-related kinase adapter protein beta isoform X2, whose protein sequence is MSFLGSGSTPQHPAMGCGDDIAALSAEPAHYQFLVELGWGFNNLSQVHMARHTPTGQLVAIKQTNLDECTEEELLQLLNEVFLSRRLRHPNLLTFRLVFSSCSQLWVLTPLMAYGSAHFLMRTYFPDGMSESLIAYLLFGVLQALEYLHRLGYVHRGVKASHILLSEEGRVYLSGLHGVYSMMREGKRMNAVFDMPHHSPALLPWLSPELLQQDLHGYGVKSDIYSFGIAACELVSGRAPFQDMAPTQTLLLKLRGLHRCLPDTALFPLGELGGLKVSRSGVDSGMGESAATGSATHSTTATAPATEGPRSPGPKNHSATLHNLVQMCLQQQPERRPSASGLMSHAFFKQVKRHTRDSFLSLVYPAVPLTSSEVAPLSCPPTPSCHVQPAATSVCAAEASWDFS, encoded by the exons ATGTCTTTCTTG GGCTCCGGGAGCACCCCACAACACCCGGCAATGGGATGCGGTGATGACATCGCAGCATTGTCAGCAGAGCCGGCCCATTACCAGTTCCTCGTTGAGCTGG GATGGGGCTTCAACAACCTGAGCCAGGTGCACATGGCGCGTCACACTCCAACTGGGCAGCTGGTGgcgataaaacaaacaaacctggatGAGTGCACAGAGGAGGAGCTGCTCCAGCTCCTG AATGAGGTTTTCCTGTCCAGGCGGTTACGTCACCCAAACCTGCTGACGTTCCGACTGGTCTTCAGTTCTTGCTCCCAGCTGTGGGTCCTCACGCCGCTCATGGCCTACG GATCTGCACATTTTCTAATGAGAACATATTTCCCCGATGGAATGAGCGAGTCGTTGATAGCGTATCTGCTGTTTGGCGTGTTGCAAGCCTTGGAATACCTGCACCGTTTGGGATACGTTCACAG AGGTGTGAAGGCCAGTCACATCCTGTTGTCAGAAGAAGGCCGCGTGTACCTGTCGGGACTGCACGGCGTTTACAGCATGATGCGCGAGGGGAAGCGGATGAATGCCGTGTTCGACATGCCCCACCACAGTCCCGCCCTGCTGCCTTGGCTCAGCCCCGAATTACTGCAACAA GATCTTCATGGTTATGGAGTGAAGTCTGATATCTACAGTTTCGGTATTGCCGCCTGCGAGTTGGTGAGCGGCAGGGCGCCTTTCCAGGACATGGCACCCACTCAG ACGCTCCTCCTGAAGCTGCGTGGTTTGCACCGCTGCCTGCCAGACACGGCCCTCTTCCCGCTCGGCGAGCTGGGAGGGCTGAAGGTGTCCCGATCCGGGGTGGACTCCGGCATGGGAGAGAGCGCGGCCACCGGAAGCGCCACTCACAGCACCACCGCCACGGCGCCCGCCACAGAAGGACCTCGGAGTCCCGGGCCCAAAAACCACTCGGCCACCTTGCACAATTTGGTGCAAATGTGTCTGCAGCAGCAGCCTGAGCGCAG ACCGTCAGCCTCTGGCCTCATGAGCCACGCCTTCTTCAAACAG GTGAAGAGGCACACCAGAGACTCCTTCCTCAGCCTTGTTTACCCAGCCGTGCCACTCACCAGCTCCGAAGTGGCGCCATTATCCTGCCCCCCAACTCCATCTTGCCACGTTCAACCGGCAGCCACGAGCGTTTGCGCTGCTGAGGCGTCATGGGATTTTTCTTAA
- the stradb gene encoding STE20-related kinase adapter protein beta isoform X1, which translates to MSFLDCSCISHTQVQPMDIDECYEDTSQHLLGSGSTPQHPAMGCGDDIAALSAEPAHYQFLVELGWGFNNLSQVHMARHTPTGQLVAIKQTNLDECTEEELLQLLNEVFLSRRLRHPNLLTFRLVFSSCSQLWVLTPLMAYGSAHFLMRTYFPDGMSESLIAYLLFGVLQALEYLHRLGYVHRGVKASHILLSEEGRVYLSGLHGVYSMMREGKRMNAVFDMPHHSPALLPWLSPELLQQDLHGYGVKSDIYSFGIAACELVSGRAPFQDMAPTQTLLLKLRGLHRCLPDTALFPLGELGGLKVSRSGVDSGMGESAATGSATHSTTATAPATEGPRSPGPKNHSATLHNLVQMCLQQQPERRPSASGLMSHAFFKQVKRHTRDSFLSLVYPAVPLTSSEVAPLSCPPTPSCHVQPAATSVCAAEASWDFS; encoded by the exons ATGTCTTTCTTG GACTGCTCCTGCATCTCCCACACTCAGGTCCAGCCCATGGACATAGACGAGTGCTATGAGGACACCAGTCAGCATCTCTTG GGCTCCGGGAGCACCCCACAACACCCGGCAATGGGATGCGGTGATGACATCGCAGCATTGTCAGCAGAGCCGGCCCATTACCAGTTCCTCGTTGAGCTGG GATGGGGCTTCAACAACCTGAGCCAGGTGCACATGGCGCGTCACACTCCAACTGGGCAGCTGGTGgcgataaaacaaacaaacctggatGAGTGCACAGAGGAGGAGCTGCTCCAGCTCCTG AATGAGGTTTTCCTGTCCAGGCGGTTACGTCACCCAAACCTGCTGACGTTCCGACTGGTCTTCAGTTCTTGCTCCCAGCTGTGGGTCCTCACGCCGCTCATGGCCTACG GATCTGCACATTTTCTAATGAGAACATATTTCCCCGATGGAATGAGCGAGTCGTTGATAGCGTATCTGCTGTTTGGCGTGTTGCAAGCCTTGGAATACCTGCACCGTTTGGGATACGTTCACAG AGGTGTGAAGGCCAGTCACATCCTGTTGTCAGAAGAAGGCCGCGTGTACCTGTCGGGACTGCACGGCGTTTACAGCATGATGCGCGAGGGGAAGCGGATGAATGCCGTGTTCGACATGCCCCACCACAGTCCCGCCCTGCTGCCTTGGCTCAGCCCCGAATTACTGCAACAA GATCTTCATGGTTATGGAGTGAAGTCTGATATCTACAGTTTCGGTATTGCCGCCTGCGAGTTGGTGAGCGGCAGGGCGCCTTTCCAGGACATGGCACCCACTCAG ACGCTCCTCCTGAAGCTGCGTGGTTTGCACCGCTGCCTGCCAGACACGGCCCTCTTCCCGCTCGGCGAGCTGGGAGGGCTGAAGGTGTCCCGATCCGGGGTGGACTCCGGCATGGGAGAGAGCGCGGCCACCGGAAGCGCCACTCACAGCACCACCGCCACGGCGCCCGCCACAGAAGGACCTCGGAGTCCCGGGCCCAAAAACCACTCGGCCACCTTGCACAATTTGGTGCAAATGTGTCTGCAGCAGCAGCCTGAGCGCAG ACCGTCAGCCTCTGGCCTCATGAGCCACGCCTTCTTCAAACAG GTGAAGAGGCACACCAGAGACTCCTTCCTCAGCCTTGTTTACCCAGCCGTGCCACTCACCAGCTCCGAAGTGGCGCCATTATCCTGCCCCCCAACTCCATCTTGCCACGTTCAACCGGCAGCCACGAGCGTTTGCGCTGCTGAGGCGTCATGGGATTTTTCTTAA